The genomic DNA CGTTGCAAAAGGTCTCGTTGCTGCTTAAGCTGCAGCTGGTTCTTGATGCGAAGCGTCACAAGCGCCGGATTAAACGGCTTCGTAATATAATCGACCGCTCCAAGGTCTAGCCCCGTCTGTTCACTCTTGCTGTCGGCTTTCGCAGTTAAGAATATCACCGGAATTCCTTGCAAGATATTCTTCTCGCGCATGATTCTCAATGTCTCGTAACCATCCATTTCGGGCATCATTACATCGAGTAAAATCAAGTCTGGCCGAATTTTTTCGGTCAGTTCAATAGCCTTTTTCCCGTTGAGGGCGACACATACATCATAATCATTCGATAAAATACCTTCCAAGACGTCAATATTCGTCTTGGTGTCATCGACAACTAAAATTTTTAAACGAGGCAGTTCCATATAGCTATAATATACGTTTAAAAAACCAAATATTACAACTGATTTTATTCCACCATAGAGCATAAAATAGACTTATTTTTGCCATTGACGATTTTTCAAGAGTTCCAACACTTGGTTTTGTGACTTTAATCACGGCTGAAAGTATATTTAAAATGGTCATTAGTCAATAGTTTTTAGTCAATGGTCGTTATTCCTTGCTAAGGAGACTTTATGAAGAAATTTGTTTCGCTGGTAGCCCTGTTAGCTCTAGGAGCTCAAGCGCAGGAGATTGTCGAAGTAACCCCATTCTATGCCGCATACGACAGCATTAAGCTAGGCAACCAAATAAACGACCTTTACGAAGACCTCAAGCTCCCTTCCTATGTAACAACGGACAAAAAATATCCGATTACCTGGACCAGTAGCGATACCCTTTTTTTAGGGCACGACGGGCATATCAATGGACGTTTTGTCGGAGAAAATAAGGTAGTGGATCTTACAGCAAGTATTACGGATGATTTGCATAACCGGACAGAGAAAAAACTGTTCAAGGTGTCCGTCCACGGCTTTGAGCCATACTCCAACTACCTCTTTGTGTATTTTCCGGCAAACAACAACGAAAACATCTACTACGCGCTCAGTAACGACGGCTATAACTTTACCGCAATGAACGGCGGCAACCGCGTTGTCGCTGCCGATACAGTGAGCATCAAGAAAGGGCTCCGCGACCCACACGTACTGCGAGCTCCCGACGGATGGTTCTACATGGTGAATACCGACATGAAGAGCGCCGAAGGCTGGTCCAGCAACCGCGGCATGGTGCTGATGAGGTCCCGCGATCTCATCCACTGGAAGCACAGCACAGTGCACTTTCCGGACAAATACAAAGGCAAGAACTTCGCCAATGTGACCCGCGTGTGGGCGCCCGAAACATTCTGGGATGAAAACTACGTGAACAAGGACGGGAGCAAAGGCCGCCCGCTCGTGTATTACTCGCTATTGACCAACGATGGCACCATCCCTTACGACAAGGTGTTTTTCAATTACACAAACGAAGACTTTACTGACCTCGAAGGCGACCCGATTCATTTCTTTGACCGCGGAAAATCGACCATCGACATGGACATCGTCTATAACCCAATTGACAAGCTTTATCACGGATTCTACAAGAACGAAGGCGATGGCGGCATCTGCAAGGTCGTTTCGCAAAATTTGACAACAGAAAACGGCACCAAGGCCCCCACCTGGAGAAATCCGAGCAAGCCGCTCCAGCAGACAACCGAAGCCGTCGAAGGTGCAGGCGTATTCAAGCTCATCAACCAGAATTCCTGGGTGCTGATGTACGATTGCTATGTGAACGGACATTACCAGTTCACGAGTAGCAATGATTTGGAAAACTTCAAGTTCGTGCAAAATACCAAGACTAGCGGAGCTTTCACGCCCCGTCATGGAACAATCCTCCCGGTTACCGCCGAAGAAACCGCGGCGCTCATGAAAGCCTTCCCCACTTCAGGCTTCGAACCGAAAGTCATCGACATTCCAGATTCCATCGGCGTCTGCGACGGTAAAAAAGTCGTAGGTCCGTGCAGCGCCACAAAAATCATTCCTTACGTCAAAGTTGATGAAGGAGGATGGAACGAAACGACAGAATTGAAGGTCGACAAGGGCGCGACAATCACTGTTGGTCCGCACCCGTGGGACGGCAAAAATTGGAACTGGGAAGGCCCCAAGAACTTCAAGTC from Fibrobacter sp. UBA4297 includes the following:
- a CDS encoding glycoside hydrolase family 43 protein, translated to MKKFVSLVALLALGAQAQEIVEVTPFYAAYDSIKLGNQINDLYEDLKLPSYVTTDKKYPITWTSSDTLFLGHDGHINGRFVGENKVVDLTASITDDLHNRTEKKLFKVSVHGFEPYSNYLFVYFPANNNENIYYALSNDGYNFTAMNGGNRVVAADTVSIKKGLRDPHVLRAPDGWFYMVNTDMKSAEGWSSNRGMVLMRSRDLIHWKHSTVHFPDKYKGKNFANVTRVWAPETFWDENYVNKDGSKGRPLVYYSLLTNDGTIPYDKVFFNYTNEDFTDLEGDPIHFFDRGKSTIDMDIVYNPIDKLYHGFYKNEGDGGICKVVSQNLTTENGTKAPTWRNPSKPLQQTTEAVEGAGVFKLINQNSWVLMYDCYVNGHYQFTSSNDLENFKFVQNTKTSGAFTPRHGTILPVTAEETAALMKAFPTSGFEPKVIDIPDSIGVCDGKKVVGPCSATKIIPYVKVDEGGWNETTELKVDKGATITVGPHPWDGKNWNWEGPKNFKSTNRENILKNVDGDNSGIYTVTYTNETGCKSVTKIKIVVDDPDKPYKNPDSVTTAIGNQVRKSHKDLHLNRNPIYFDLLGNRLSGKPRNGMFVVK